Proteins found in one Limanda limanda chromosome 18, fLimLim1.1, whole genome shotgun sequence genomic segment:
- the clvs2 gene encoding clavesin-2: MTHLQAGLSPETLEKAKVELKENPETLHQDIQEVRDMIITRPDIGFLRTDDAFILRFLRARKFNHFEAFRLLAQYFEYRQQNLDMFKNLKATDPGIKQALKDGFPGVLSNLDRYGRKIMVLFAANWDQSRYTFVDILRAILLSLESMIEDPELQVNGFILTIDWSNFTFKQASKLTPSMLRLAIEGLQDSFPARFGGIHFVNQPWYIHALYTVIRPFLKDKTRKRIFMHGNNLNSLHLLIHPEILPSELGGMMPPYDMGTWARALLDHAYDEETDYCPESYTLSVQDLERDLEKNLSPKTMKRSQSVVEPGVLKRPDKVKSGEDNMQPLLSLD, from the exons ATGACTCACCTGCAGGCTGGCCTCTCTCCGGAGACCCTGGAGAAGGCCAAGGTGGAGCTGAAGGAGAACCCGGAGACTCTGCACCAGGACATCCAGGAGGTCCGGGACATGATCATCACCCGGCCGGACATCGGCTTCCTCAGGACGGACGACGCGTTCATCCTCAGGTTCCTGCGGGCGCGGAAGTTCAACCACTTCGAGGCGTTCCGGCTGCTGGCTCAGTACTTCGAGTACCGGCAGCAGAACCTGGACATGTTCAAGAACCTGAAAGCCACGGACCCGGGCATCAAGCAGGCCCTGAAGGACGGGTTCCCCGGGGTGCTGTCCAACCTGGACCGATACGGCAGGAAAATAATGGTCCTGTTCGCAGCCAACTGGGACCAGAGCAG ATACACGTTTGTGGACATTCTGAGGGCGATCCTGCTGTCGCTGGAATCTATGATCGAGGATCCAGAGCTGCAGGTCAACGGCTTCATCCTCACCATCGACTGGAGTAACTTCACCTTCAAGCAGGCGTCCAAGCTGACTCCCAGCATGTTGCGTCTGGCCATCGAGGGGCTGCAG GACAGTTTTCCTGCCCGATTTGGAGGAATCCACTTTGTGAACCAGCCGTGGTACATCCACGCTCTGTACACGGTCATCAGACCCTTCCTCAAAGACAAGACCAGGAAGAGG ATCTTCATGCACGGCAACAACCTGAACAGCCTCCATCTGCTGATCCACCCTGAGATCCTGCCGTCGGAGCTCGGCGGTATGATGCCGCCGTACGATATGGGCACGTGGGCGCGAGCGCTGCTGGACCACGCCTACGACGAGGAGACGGACTACTGCCCGGAGTCCTACACCCTGTCGGTGCAAGACCTGGAGAGAGACCTGGAGAAGAACCTGTCCCCGAAAACCATGAAGAG GTCTCAGTCGGTGGTGGAGCCCGGCGTCCTGAAGCGACCGGACAAGGTGAAGAGCGGAGAGGACAACATGCAGCCGCTGCTCTCGCTGGACTAA